One window of Perca fluviatilis chromosome 12, GENO_Pfluv_1.0, whole genome shotgun sequence genomic DNA carries:
- the LOC120570455 gene encoding 1-phosphatidylinositol 4,5-bisphosphate phosphodiesterase delta-4-like isoform X2: protein MDPEGSRIEDDPDVKVMMAGSTLKKVKSRSWKKQRHFRLLEDAVTIWYKSRWAGKGHSTFSISDVEAVREGHQSEVLQSTAEEFPAELCFTLVFHGRQGNLDLVAKTPEEAKAWIEGVRKLIHKAQTMDEKERQDQWVRDWFQKADKNKDGKMNFKEVQTLLKMMNVEMNEDHALNLFTADKSESGSLKIEQFVHFYKMLTQRDEVWKVFQDYSGDGEKLLLEELETFLSMEQHEGGQSYQLAMMLIDRYEPSESAKKQGIMSLDGFQIYLCSQEGSIFKPKHLDLYQDMSQPLSHYFISSSHNTYLLEDQLLGQSSLEAYIKALKRGCRCVEVDCWDGSDGEPIVYHGHTFTSKILFRDVISTLKEYAFKASDFPVILSLENHCGVEQQTVMAQHLSKILGDTLLTTLLDGQVPQQLPSPQELKGKILLKAKKLNNPEDCLDGTQTDEVSDEEAEDAESPTKGNPPARKKSKLSRELSDLVVYCKSVHFRDFEHGRSHGKCYEISSFSENKAQARAKDEGTDFVRYNTRQLSRIYPDGLRTNSSNYNPQEMWNVGCQIVALNFQTAGLEMDLNDGLFRQNGCCGYVLKPDFMRDGNTQFSPDKPEEQQRYKPLRLSIQVISGQQLPKVNQKEGSIVDPLVRVQIFGVPGDQDMKETPYINNNGFNPVWNETLNFVIHTPELALVRFEVEDHDRASRNDFIGQFTLPFMCIQAGYRHIHLLSKDGIAIPPASLFVNISISELT from the exons ATGGATCCTGAAGGTTCAC GCATCGAAGATGACCCAGATGTCAAGGTGATGATGGCAGGGTCGACTCTGAAAAAGGTCAAGTCCCGGTCGTGGAAGAAGCAGCGGCATTTCCGCCTTCTGGAGGACGCCGTGACGATCTGGTACAAGTCCAGATGGGCAGGGAAAGGCCACTCCACTT TCTCAATAAGTGACGTGGAGGCTGTGCGCGAGGGCCACCAGTCGGAGGTCCTGCAGAGCACCGCTGAGGAGTTCCCCGCTGAGCTCTGCTTCACCTTGGTCTTTCACGGTCGCCAAGGCAACCTGGACCTTGTGGCCAAGACGCCCGAGGAAGCCAAAGCCTGGATCGAGGGAGTGCGCAAGCTGATTCACAAGGCTCAAACGATGGATGAGAAGGAGAGGCAGGACCA GTGGGTCCGCGACTGGTTTCAGAAAgctgacaaaaacaaagatgGGAAGATGAATTTCAAAGAGGTGCAGACACTGCTGAAGATGATGAACGTGGAAATGAATGAGGACCATGCTTTGAATCTGTTCACG GCTGACAAGTCGGAGAGCGGCTCTTTGAAAATCGAGCAGTTTGTCCATTTCTATAAGATGCTGACCCAGAGGGATGAAGTGTGGAAGGTGTTCCAGGACTACTCTGGAGATGGAGAGAAGTTGCTGTTGGAGGAGCTGGAGACCTTCCTGAGCATGGAGCAGCACGAGGGAGGGCAGAGTTACCAGCTCGCCATGATGCTGATTGACCGCTACGAACCATCTGAATCAG CCAAGAAGCAAGGCATCATGTCGTTAGATGGCTTCCAGATCTACCTGTGCTCACAGGAGGGCTCCATATTTAAACCTAAGCATCTGGATCTTTACCAGGACATGAGCCAGCCGCTTAGCCACTACTTCATCTCCTCCTCACACAACACCTACCTCCTGGAGGACCAGCTGCTAGGACAGAGCAGCCTGGAGGCATACATCAA ggCCCTGAAGAGAGGCTGCCGTTGTGTAGAGGTGGACTGCTGGGACGGCAGTGATGGTGAACCCATTGTGTACCATGGTCACACTTTTACTTCCAAGATTCTTTTTAGAGACGTAATTTCAACTCTGAAGGAATATGCGTTCAAG GCATCGGACTTCCCAGTCATTCTGTCTCTTGAGAATCACTGTGGTGTGGAGCAGCAGACAGTCATGGCCCAGCACCTTAGCAAAATCCTGGGTGACACACTACTGACCACCCTTCTGGATGGGCAGGTCCCTCAACAGCTTCCTTCTCCACAG GAACTGAAAGGAAAGATTTTGCTGAAAGCCAAGAAGCTTAACAATCCAGAAGACTGTCTCGATGGAACCCAGACAGATGAAGTTAGCGACGAAGAAGCAGAAGATGCAGAGAGCCCGACTAAAGGGAACCCACCTGCTAGGAAG AAGTCCAAACTGTCCAGGGAGCTGTCGGACTTGGTGGTTTACTGCAAGAGTGTGCACTTCCGTGACTTTGAGCATGGTCGTTCACACGGCAAATGCTATGAGATATCCTCGTTCTCTGAGAACAAGGCCCAGGCGCGTGCTAAGGACGAAG GAACAGATTTTGTGCGGTACAACACTCGGCAGCTGAGCAGGATCTACCCCGATGGCTTAAGGACCAATTCCTCTAACTACAACCCCCAGGAGATGTGGAATGTGGGCTGCCAGATAG TGGCTCTGAACTTTCAGACAGCTGGTCTGGAAATGGACCTGAATGATGGGCTGTTCAGGCAGAACGGCTGCTGCGGCTACGTCCTCAAGCCTGACTTCATGAGAGACGGCAACACTCAGTTCAGTCCAGACAAACCCGAGGAGCAGCAACGCTACAAACCCCTCCGCTTATCCATACAG gTGATAAGTGGGCAGCAGCTACCAAAGGTGAATCAGAAAGAAGGCTCTATTGTAGACCCCCTGGTCAGAGTGCAGATCTTTGGAGTGCCAGGGGACCAGGACATGAAAGAGACCCCTTACATTAACAACAACG GTTTTAACCCAGTGTGGAATGAAACTTTAAATTTTGTCATCCACACCCCCGAGTTGGCCCTGGTTCGCTTTGAGGTGGAGGACCACGATAGGGCGTCAAGGAACGACTTCATTGGACAGTTCACTCTTCCATTTATGTGCATCCAAGCAG GATATCGTCACATACATCTGCTCTCCAAAGATGGAATAGCTATCCCTCCCGCCTCGCTCTTTGTCAACATCAGCATCTCAGAGCTCACATGA
- the LOC120570455 gene encoding 1-phosphatidylinositol 4,5-bisphosphate phosphodiesterase delta-4-like isoform X1: MDPEGSRIEDDPDVKVMMAGSTLKKVKSRSWKKQRHFRLLEDAVTIWYKSRWAGKGHSTFSISDVEAVREGHQSEVLQSTAEEFPAELCFTLVFHGRQGNLDLVAKTPEEAKAWIEGVRKLIHKAQTMDEKERQDQWVRDWFQKADKNKDGKMNFKEVQTLLKMMNVEMNEDHALNLFTKADKSESGSLKIEQFVHFYKMLTQRDEVWKVFQDYSGDGEKLLLEELETFLSMEQHEGGQSYQLAMMLIDRYEPSESAKKQGIMSLDGFQIYLCSQEGSIFKPKHLDLYQDMSQPLSHYFISSSHNTYLLEDQLLGQSSLEAYIKALKRGCRCVEVDCWDGSDGEPIVYHGHTFTSKILFRDVISTLKEYAFKASDFPVILSLENHCGVEQQTVMAQHLSKILGDTLLTTLLDGQVPQQLPSPQELKGKILLKAKKLNNPEDCLDGTQTDEVSDEEAEDAESPTKGNPPARKKSKLSRELSDLVVYCKSVHFRDFEHGRSHGKCYEISSFSENKAQARAKDEGTDFVRYNTRQLSRIYPDGLRTNSSNYNPQEMWNVGCQIVALNFQTAGLEMDLNDGLFRQNGCCGYVLKPDFMRDGNTQFSPDKPEEQQRYKPLRLSIQVISGQQLPKVNQKEGSIVDPLVRVQIFGVPGDQDMKETPYINNNGFNPVWNETLNFVIHTPELALVRFEVEDHDRASRNDFIGQFTLPFMCIQAGYRHIHLLSKDGIAIPPASLFVNISISELT; the protein is encoded by the exons ATGGATCCTGAAGGTTCAC GCATCGAAGATGACCCAGATGTCAAGGTGATGATGGCAGGGTCGACTCTGAAAAAGGTCAAGTCCCGGTCGTGGAAGAAGCAGCGGCATTTCCGCCTTCTGGAGGACGCCGTGACGATCTGGTACAAGTCCAGATGGGCAGGGAAAGGCCACTCCACTT TCTCAATAAGTGACGTGGAGGCTGTGCGCGAGGGCCACCAGTCGGAGGTCCTGCAGAGCACCGCTGAGGAGTTCCCCGCTGAGCTCTGCTTCACCTTGGTCTTTCACGGTCGCCAAGGCAACCTGGACCTTGTGGCCAAGACGCCCGAGGAAGCCAAAGCCTGGATCGAGGGAGTGCGCAAGCTGATTCACAAGGCTCAAACGATGGATGAGAAGGAGAGGCAGGACCA GTGGGTCCGCGACTGGTTTCAGAAAgctgacaaaaacaaagatgGGAAGATGAATTTCAAAGAGGTGCAGACACTGCTGAAGATGATGAACGTGGAAATGAATGAGGACCATGCTTTGAATCTGTTCACG AAGGCTGACAAGTCGGAGAGCGGCTCTTTGAAAATCGAGCAGTTTGTCCATTTCTATAAGATGCTGACCCAGAGGGATGAAGTGTGGAAGGTGTTCCAGGACTACTCTGGAGATGGAGAGAAGTTGCTGTTGGAGGAGCTGGAGACCTTCCTGAGCATGGAGCAGCACGAGGGAGGGCAGAGTTACCAGCTCGCCATGATGCTGATTGACCGCTACGAACCATCTGAATCAG CCAAGAAGCAAGGCATCATGTCGTTAGATGGCTTCCAGATCTACCTGTGCTCACAGGAGGGCTCCATATTTAAACCTAAGCATCTGGATCTTTACCAGGACATGAGCCAGCCGCTTAGCCACTACTTCATCTCCTCCTCACACAACACCTACCTCCTGGAGGACCAGCTGCTAGGACAGAGCAGCCTGGAGGCATACATCAA ggCCCTGAAGAGAGGCTGCCGTTGTGTAGAGGTGGACTGCTGGGACGGCAGTGATGGTGAACCCATTGTGTACCATGGTCACACTTTTACTTCCAAGATTCTTTTTAGAGACGTAATTTCAACTCTGAAGGAATATGCGTTCAAG GCATCGGACTTCCCAGTCATTCTGTCTCTTGAGAATCACTGTGGTGTGGAGCAGCAGACAGTCATGGCCCAGCACCTTAGCAAAATCCTGGGTGACACACTACTGACCACCCTTCTGGATGGGCAGGTCCCTCAACAGCTTCCTTCTCCACAG GAACTGAAAGGAAAGATTTTGCTGAAAGCCAAGAAGCTTAACAATCCAGAAGACTGTCTCGATGGAACCCAGACAGATGAAGTTAGCGACGAAGAAGCAGAAGATGCAGAGAGCCCGACTAAAGGGAACCCACCTGCTAGGAAG AAGTCCAAACTGTCCAGGGAGCTGTCGGACTTGGTGGTTTACTGCAAGAGTGTGCACTTCCGTGACTTTGAGCATGGTCGTTCACACGGCAAATGCTATGAGATATCCTCGTTCTCTGAGAACAAGGCCCAGGCGCGTGCTAAGGACGAAG GAACAGATTTTGTGCGGTACAACACTCGGCAGCTGAGCAGGATCTACCCCGATGGCTTAAGGACCAATTCCTCTAACTACAACCCCCAGGAGATGTGGAATGTGGGCTGCCAGATAG TGGCTCTGAACTTTCAGACAGCTGGTCTGGAAATGGACCTGAATGATGGGCTGTTCAGGCAGAACGGCTGCTGCGGCTACGTCCTCAAGCCTGACTTCATGAGAGACGGCAACACTCAGTTCAGTCCAGACAAACCCGAGGAGCAGCAACGCTACAAACCCCTCCGCTTATCCATACAG gTGATAAGTGGGCAGCAGCTACCAAAGGTGAATCAGAAAGAAGGCTCTATTGTAGACCCCCTGGTCAGAGTGCAGATCTTTGGAGTGCCAGGGGACCAGGACATGAAAGAGACCCCTTACATTAACAACAACG GTTTTAACCCAGTGTGGAATGAAACTTTAAATTTTGTCATCCACACCCCCGAGTTGGCCCTGGTTCGCTTTGAGGTGGAGGACCACGATAGGGCGTCAAGGAACGACTTCATTGGACAGTTCACTCTTCCATTTATGTGCATCCAAGCAG GATATCGTCACATACATCTGCTCTCCAAAGATGGAATAGCTATCCCTCCCGCCTCGCTCTTTGTCAACATCAGCATCTCAGAGCTCACATGA